Proteins from a single region of bacterium:
- the rlmN gene encoding 23S rRNA (adenine(2503)-C(2))-methyltransferase RlmN, which produces MTDGALPDLKKLSREELVALLGELGQPPWQADEVRRFLYAKGVTEIGGLTSLPRRVREELAARSTIGAPEVVDRLAAPDGTVKLLLRFADGAACETVLMPEPARVTQCLSSQAGCPLACAFCRTGALGLTRSLHWSEIVDQWLAGRRALPRGRRVTNLVFMGMGEPLLNRAGLEEALRFLISAEGGGIAAGKVTVSTAGIVPGIDWLGKTLPQVKLAVSLNAPEDALRSRLMPVNRNYPLRELIAALRRYPTGRRPITIEYVLLGGVNDSPALAARLAHLLRGLRCTVNLIPFNPHSGLPFAAPAEAAVHAFQARLRGAGCAAFIRRSRGGEIGAACGQLGGG; this is translated from the coding sequence ATGACGGACGGGGCGCTGCCCGACCTGAAGAAGCTCTCCCGCGAGGAGCTCGTCGCGCTGCTCGGCGAGCTGGGGCAGCCGCCGTGGCAGGCCGACGAGGTGCGCCGCTTCCTCTACGCCAAGGGCGTCACGGAGATCGGCGGACTGACCTCGCTGCCCCGGCGTGTGCGCGAGGAATTGGCGGCCCGCTCCACCATCGGCGCGCCCGAGGTCGTGGACCGCCTCGCCGCCCCCGACGGGACCGTCAAGCTGCTGCTGCGCTTCGCGGACGGGGCGGCGTGCGAGACGGTGCTGATGCCCGAGCCGGCCCGGGTCACCCAGTGCCTCTCGTCCCAGGCCGGGTGCCCGCTCGCGTGCGCCTTCTGTCGCACCGGGGCGCTCGGCCTCACCCGCAGCCTGCACTGGTCGGAGATCGTCGACCAGTGGCTCGCGGGCCGGCGCGCCCTGCCGCGCGGGCGGCGGGTGACCAACCTGGTCTTCATGGGGATGGGCGAGCCCCTCCTGAACCGGGCGGGGCTCGAGGAGGCGCTGCGGTTCCTGATCTCGGCGGAGGGCGGCGGCATCGCCGCGGGAAAGGTGACGGTCTCGACGGCGGGGATCGTGCCGGGGATCGACTGGCTCGGGAAGACGCTGCCGCAGGTGAAGCTCGCGGTGTCCCTCAACGCCCCGGAGGACGCGCTGCGTTCGCGGCTGATGCCGGTGAACCGGAACTACCCGCTGCGCGAGCTGATCGCGGCGCTGCGGCGCTACCCGACCGGCAGGAGGCCGATCACGATCGAGTACGTGCTGCTCGGGGGCGTGAACGACTCGCCGGCGCTGGCGGCGCGACTCGCGCACCTGCTCCGGGGCCTGCGCTGCACGGTGAACCTGATCCCCTTCAACCCGCACTCCGGGCTGCCCTTCGCCGCGCCCGCGGAGGCGGCGGTGCACGCCTTCCAGGCGCGGCTGCGGGGCGCCGGCTGCGCCGCGTTCATCCGGCGCAGCCGCGGCGGCGAGATCGGCGCCGCCTGCGGCCAGCTCGGCGGCGGCTAG